From Panthera uncia isolate 11264 chromosome X, Puncia_PCG_1.0, whole genome shotgun sequence, the proteins below share one genomic window:
- the ITIH6 gene encoding LOW QUALITY PROTEIN: inter-alpha-trypsin inhibitor heavy chain H6 (The sequence of the model RefSeq protein was modified relative to this genomic sequence to represent the inferred CDS: inserted 8 bases in 6 codons; deleted 3 bases in 2 codons; substituted 7 bases at 7 genomic stop codons), whose translation MGRGFDSRAWRREVERVRKRRYLPRQRVGQRRNKEYTNECGCSPGSTGALPVGGPHSLYQISSQQENRLSLCGPKTPGLHFAPGDSPVSPEHYQSKKATNRILGGLQANDYFSITIFSEMVSFCKSGGSIQATIQNVHSAKDXLNHMEGDGWTNISAALLEVASVLNHSNKEAWWGPNVGRNLSHRLPDRXGANVMNPSVILSNICQAPGYRMSLFSLAFEDKVDFPLLCYLSLENWGAAQCIYKNTDAALQLEGLYEEISMPFLVDMHLDYLESFVEASPWVLFPNYFGGSGLVVAGQIQAGKWXLGIHLAARGLKSXLLMACHSEVATNSSKKKFGFSEEPVYNVAHFTCGLSANLTIGELLEAYFQAHDTCTHHLLGAKVLNLSLEYNFVTLLVSLVMVXSKEANEKARIQTCTTAGPGTIMPSSTSRYGLGTGIAQPALHPXVSPKSSLVKLRFCLFSTIPASTTIMPSYKEWEPLIQSTTTLXPVHPNPPNPAQQDSGTLVQLTLRTKTAAVVSSNYGALLLLKPSVPSHQNPGTLLPMNPKTKVPHLNPVTLSQHKADTMKHVILLHYKPGAPSQPKLDTSSHPKPRVLISQSPKSLPQHKPGVSTLQIPKFLLHIRPKFTSHKTPHNLPHPKLRILLPKTLKIPSPLKSTPSSPNYPSLSFSKLRTPISNKPQTPLSSRPARHRPHXPQNPSTFTSTISSPTSPSSTMTTSVLGEPHPIHFSPPPPPSCCPRRFWHQQDLLLGPQSTRQILGISVSEAPTMILPRSSRPMPEGSFPNLPVLLSSSTFPEVVSLLHLPEELELLSKAMFVESLNPLVFCTFLTPDKDGNPLXDDNSEEILGGAGGSTKSQGSSVGLSKSEKNCISCLAVDGDLHFVIHIPHSEEKICXLDRLPGDLLQLTDNPKAELHVYGCPLGTPPRQDHKEQNXTYFHVITVTTDKPGAYIITILHSSISVQDESTLLLSXDQPALLKRPQLEIHVIAAACLTLHHRPHLEFLVLWYCHRHPSTLQLPHLEFYVVSVSGLGPLTHGQLSASEAERGWGAPVLREAFLGGNSGQYPDWHSGQFQHTDIWLVAGPMGQSLQRHQEPGVPVVLGXRLLKESLRLLPCWASCWLVKCSHVQQLLCYLVYVL comes from the exons TCTAAAAAGGCCACGAATAGGATCCTTGGTGGCCTGCAAGCCAATGACTACTTCAGCATCACCATCTTTTCTGAAATGGTTAGTTTCTGCAAATCTGGAGGCTCCATCCAGGCCACCATCCAGAATGTTCACAGTGCCAAGGACTAACTGAATCACATGGAAGGTGATGGTT GGACCAACATCAGTGCAGCTCTGCTGGAAGTTGCTTCAGTGCTAAACCATAGCAACAAAGAGGCTTGGTGGGGCCCCAATGTGGGGAGAAATCTCTCTCATCGTCTTCCTGATAGATGAGGAGCCAATGTGATGAACCCCAGTGTGATCCTTTCCAACATCTGTCAGGCGCCGGGCTACAGGATGTCCCTTTTCAGTTTGGCCTTTGAGGATAAGGTTGACTTCCCCCTGCTGTGTTACCTATCCCTGGAGAATTGGGGAGCAGCTCAGTGCATATACAAGAACACTGATGCAGCCTTACAGCTGGAGGGCCTCTATGAGGAGATCTCCATGCCTTTTCTGGTAGACATGCATCTGGACTACCTGGAAAGCTTCGTTGAGGCCTCCCCTTGGGTCCTTTTCCCCAATTACTTTGGTGGCTCAGGGTTGGTGGTGGCAGGACAGATTCAAGCAGGCAAGTGGTAACTGGGCATCCATCTGGCAGCCCGTGGCCTCAAGAGTTAGCTTCTTATGGCCTGCCACAGTGAGGTGGCCACCAACAGCAGCAAGAAGAAATTTGGTTTCTCAGAGGAGCCAGTCTACAATGTAGCCCACTTCACCTGCGGTCTCTCGGCCAACCTCACCATTGGAGAGTTGCTGGAGGCATACTTCCAAGCCCATGACACCTGCACTCACCACCTTCTGGGAGCCAAAGTCCTCAATCTGTCCCTTGAATACAACTTTGTTACTCTTCTGGTTTCACTGGTCATGGTGTAGTCCAAGGAGGCAAATGAGAAGGCCAGGATACAGACTTGCACCACAGCTGGACCAGGAACCATTATGCCCTCATCCACCAGCAGGTATGGCCTAGGGACAGGCATAGCCCAGCCAGCCTTGCACC AGGTCTCTCCCAAATCAAGCCTTGTGAAACTAAGATTCTGCTTATTCTCAACTATTCCTGCCTCTACAACAATTATGCCCAGTTACAAGGAGTGGGAGCCATTGATTCAGAGCACCACTACCCT TCCAGTACACCCAAATCCCCCAAATCCAGCACAACAGGATTCTGGCACCTTGGTTCAGCTAACTCTCAGAACAAAAACTGCTGCTGTTGTGTCCTCAAATTATGGTGCCCTATTGCTTCTGAAGCCCAGTGTACCATCACACCAGAATCCTGGTACCCTATTACCCATGAATCCCAAGACAAAAGTCCCACATCTAAATCCTGTCACCCTATCCCAGCACAAAGCTGACACTATGAAACATGTTATTCTACTGCACTATAAACCTGGTGCTCCATCACAACCCAAACTGGATACTTCATCACACCCAAAACCTAGGGTACTCATATCGCAGTCACCCAAAAGCTTGCCACAGCACAAGCCTGGAGTCTCAACACTTCAGATACCCAAATTTCTACTACACATTAGACCAAAGTTTACTTCTCACAAGACCCCACACAACCTGCCACACCCTAAACTCAGGATCCTCTTACCTAAGACCCTTAAAATCCCATCACCTCTTAAA AGTACCCCATCTTCCCCAAATTACCCAAGCTTATCATTTTCCAAACTTAGGACCCCAATCTCCAATAAACCCCAAACTCCATTATCCTCCAGACCTGCCAGACATAGGCCCC CTCCTCAGAATCCAAGCACATTCACAAGCACAATCTCAAGTCCCACAAGTCCTAGCAGTACCATGACCACATCTGTCCTTGGAGAACCCCACCCTATTCactttagccccccccccccgccctct tgCTGCCCCAGAAGGTTCTGGCATCAGCAAGACCTGCTGCTGGGGCCCCAAAGCACCAGGCAAATTCTGGGAATATCTGTGTCAGAAGCCCCAACAATGATCCTACCCAGAAGCTCCAGGCCTATGCCAGAGGGCAGCTTCCCAAACCTGCCAGTCTTGTTATCTTCTAGCACCTTCCCTGAAGTGGTCAGCCTACTCCATCTCCCTGAGGAGCTAGAGCTGCTGTCCAAGGCAATGTTTGTGGAGTCTTTGAACCCACTGGTTTTCTGTACATTCCTCACTCCTGACAAAGATG GAAATCCACTTTAGGATGACAATTCTGAGGAGATCCTAGGAGGAGCTGGAGGCAGCACAAAATCTCAGGGAAGTTCTGTGGGGctatcaaaaagtgaaaaaaa TTGTATCTCCTGCCTTGCCGTGGATGGGGACCTTCACTTTGTGATCCACATCCCACACTCAGAAGAGAAGATCT CACTGGATAGGCTCCCAGGGGACCTGCTACAGCTCACAGACAATCCAAAGG cagAACTGCATGTATATGGATGCCCACTTGGGACACCACCAAGGCAAGACCACAAGGAGCAGAA CACATACTTCCATGTTATCACTGTTACTACAGATAAACCAGGGGCCTACATTATCACCATCCTCCACAGTTCCATATCTGTGCAAGACGAAAGTACCTTGCTCCTATCCTAGGACCAGCCTGCTTTGCTGAAGAGGCCCCAGCTGGAGATCCATGTGATTGCTGCAGCCTGCCTTACCCTTCACCATAGGCCCCACCTTGAGTTCCTTGTTCTTTGGTACTGCCACAGGCACCCCAGCACCCTGCAACTACCCCACCTGGAGTTCTATGTGGTCAGTGTCTCAGGCCTCGGTCCATTGACTCATGGTCAGCTGAGTGCTTCTGAGGCTGAGAGGGGTTGGGGAGCACCAGTCCTAAGAGAAGCCTTTCTAGG TGGGAACTCAGGCCAGTACCCTGACTGGCACTCAGGGCAATTCCAGCACACAGACATCTGGCTGGTGGCAGGGCCTATGGGGCAAAGCCTGCAGAGGCACCAAGAGCCAGGTGTGCCTGTGGTTCTAG GGAGGTTGCTGAAAGAATCACTGAGGCTGCTGCCCTGCTGGGCTTCCTGCTGGCTGGTGAAATGTTCTCATGTACAACAGCTACTGTGCTACCTTGTCTATGTACTGTGA